A portion of the Podospora pseudoanserina strain CBS 124.78 chromosome 2, whole genome shotgun sequence genome contains these proteins:
- the cyn1 gene encoding Cyanate hydratase (COG:H; EggNog:ENOG503P2DV) yields the protein MADSAPRLAALDDSIVSRLPSYSQSLFAAKTAHELSFSAIAEHLGRSEVAVAALFYGQATASPEDITKLAELLSLPEAQLRKDLGTGFPDRGRSGPMPPVEPLIYRLYEVVQNYGYAFKSVINEKFGDGIMSAICFDTKVEKETVEGADWVVITLRGKWLPFTRF from the exons ATGGCCGACTCAGCCCCCcgcctcgccgccctcgac GACTCCATCGTCTCCCGCCTCCCCTCCTACTCCCAATCCCTCTTCGCGGCCAAAACCGCCCACGAGctctccttctcggcaaTCGCTGAACACCTCGGCCGGTCCGAGGTTGCAGTTGCGGCGCTCTTTTACGGACAGGCGACGGCCTCGCCGGAGGATATCACCAAACTGGCAGAGCTCTTGAGCTTGCCCGAGGCGCAGCTGAGGAAGGATCTCGGGACTGGGTTCCCTGATCGGGGGAGGTCAGGGCCTATGCCGCCGGTTGAACCGCTGATTTATAGGTTGTATGAGGTTGTGCAGAATTACGGGTATGCGTTCAAGAGTGTGATTAATGAGaagtttggggatgggattATGAGTGCTATTTGCTTTGATACaaaggtggagaaggagacggtggagggcGCGGATTGGGTTGTTATTACGCTAAGGGGGAAGTG GCTGCCTTTCACGAGGTTCTAA